Proteins encoded within one genomic window of Triticum aestivum cultivar Chinese Spring chromosome 2D, IWGSC CS RefSeq v2.1, whole genome shotgun sequence:
- the LOC123053467 gene encoding 7-deoxyloganetin glucosyltransferase: MGSAQVDADVKPHAVCVPLPAQGHVTPMLKLAKILHCRGFHVTFVNSEFNHRRLLRSRGAGALDGIKGFRFATIPDGLPPSDADATQDVPSLCRSTKETCLPHFKSLLAELNASTESPPVTCIVGDNVMSFTVDAARDIGVPCALFWTASVCGYLGYRHYRTLYDKGIFPLKDAEQLTNGYLDTPVDWTAGMSKHMRLKDFPNFIWSTDPDEYMAHFALHVTERLAEADAAIFNTLEGLEPAALDAVRAMLPPTVPVYTIGHLPLLAEEIVPQGGTLDALGSNLWKEDVSCFDFLDGKEPRSVVYVNYGSITVMSNEELLEFAWGLANSGQPFLWIIRPDLVKGDAAVLPPEFLESIEGRGVLASWCPQEAVLRHEAVGVFLTHSGWNSTVESLCGGVPTLCWPFFAEQQTNSRYSCVEWGVAMEIGHDVRREAVEAKIREAMSGEKGKEMRRRAEEWREAGVRATRPGGRSRANLEKLVADSLLSGGKPSD; this comes from the exons ATGGGTTCCGCGCAGGTCGATGCGGACGTCAAGCCGCACGCCGTGTGCGTGCCGCTGCCGGCGCAGGGGCACGTCACGCCGATGCTGAAGCTGGCCAAGATCCTCCACTGCAGGGGGTTCCATGTCACCTTCGTCAACTCCGAGTTCAACCACCGGCGGCTCCTCCGCTCCCGCGGCGCTGGCGCACTCGACGGAATCAAGGGGTTTCGCTTCGCCACCATACCGGACGGCCTCCCGCCGTCCGACGCCGATGCCACGCAGGACGTGCCGTCCCTCTGCCGCTCCACCAAGGAGACCTGCCTCCCGCACTTCAAGAGCCTCCTTGCCGAGCTCAACGCCTCCACCGAGTCGCCGCCGGTCACGTGCATCGTCGGCGACAACGTCATGAGCTTCACCGTCGACGCCGCACGGGACATTGGCGTGCCGTGTGCGCTGTTCTGGACTGCCAGCGTCTGCGGCTACTTGGGCTACCGCCATTACCGCACCTTGTACGACAAGGGCATCTTCCCACTCAAAG ACGCGGAGCAACTGACCAATGGGTATCTGGACACGCCGGTGGACTGGACGGCGGGGATGAGCAAGCACATGCGGCTCAAAGACTTCCCGAACTTCATCTGGTCGACGGACCCCGACGAGTACATGGCCCACTTCGCCCTCCACGTGACGGAGAGGCTGGCGGAGGCGGACGCCGCCATCTTCAACACCTTGGAAGGGCTCGAGCCGGCGGCGCTGGACGCGGTGCGCGCCATGCTCCCGCCCACCGTGCCCGTCTACACCATCGGCCATCTCCCCTTACTCGCCGAGGAGATCGTGCCACAGGGCGGCACGTTGGACGCGCTGGGGTCAAACCTGTGGAAGGAGGACGTCTCCTGCTTCGACTTTCTGGACGGCAAGGAGCCCCGGTCGGTCGTGTACGTGAACTACGGCAGCATCACGGTGATGAGCAACGAGGAGCTCCTCGAGTTCGCATGGGGGCTAGCCAACAGCGGCCAGCCCTTCCTGTGGATCATCAGGCCGGACCTCGTCAAGGGCGACGCCGCCGTGCTGCCGCCGGAGTTCCTGGAGTCCATCGAGGGGCGCGGCGTGCTGGCTAGCTGGTGCCCGCAGGAGGCGGTGCTGCGGCACGAGGCGGTGGGCGTGTTCCTGACGCACTCCGGGTGGAACTCGACGGTGGAGAGCCTGTGCGGCGGGGTGCCGACGCTGTGCTGGCCCTTCTTCGCGGAGCAGCAGACCAACAGCCGGTACAGCTGCGTGGAGTGGGGCGTGGCCATGGAGATCGGCCACGACGTGCGGCGGGAGGCAGTGGAGGCCAAGATACGTGAGGCGATGTCCGGCGAGAAGGGGAAGGAGATGCGCCGCCGGGCCGAGGAGTGGAGGGAGGCCGGCGTCCGCGCCACGCGGCCCGGAGGGCGCTCGCGCGCCAATCTCGAGAAGCTGGTCGCCGACTCCCTCCTCTCGGGCGGCAAACCGAGTGATTAG